In the Musa acuminata AAA Group cultivar baxijiao unplaced genomic scaffold, Cavendish_Baxijiao_AAA HiC_scaffold_776, whole genome shotgun sequence genome, tcgaaccccctttacttgcaggagtacatcttggatctgccaattatgttatggtcggagtcctactcatggcgacctggtcgaattgggagaagctgtaggtattattgcgggtcaatcaattggggaaccaggaactcaactaacattaagaacttttcataccggtggagtattcacaggcggtactgccgagcatgtacgagctccttctaatggaaaaataaaattcaatgaggatttggttcatcccacacgtacccgtcatgggcatcctgcttttctatgttctatagacttgtatgtaactattgagagtcgggatattctacataatgtaaatattccaccaaaaagttttattttagttcaaaataatcaatatgtagaatcagaacaagtgattgctgagattcgtgctggaacgtccacttttcattttaaagagaaggtacgaaaacatatttattctgaatcagagggagaaatgcactggagtaccgatgtccaccatgcacctgaatatacatatggtaatgttcatctattatcaaaaacgagtcatttatggatattagcgggaggtccgtgcagatccagtatagtgtctttttcgctccacaaggatcaagatcaaatgaatgtttattctttttctgtcgaagaaagatatatctctgacctatcaatgactaatggtcgaataagacataaattgttggatacttctggtaaaaaagataagaaaattattgactattcaataagacctgatcaaacgatgtctaatggtcatttgaatttcatatatccttctattatccaagggaattcttatttcttggcgaaaaagcgaagaaatagattcatcatcccattacaatacaatcaagaacgagagaaagaactaataccctgttttggtatttcgatcgaaataccaaaacagggtattttacgtagaaatagtattcttgcttattttgatgatccacgatacagaagaagcaattcaggaattactaaatatggaaccgtagaggtcaattcaatcataaaaaaagaggatttgattgagtatcgaggaccaaaagaatttagtccgaaataccaaacgaaagtagatcggttttttttcattctcgaagaagtgcatatcttacccggatcttcgttgataatggtccggaacaatagtatcattggagtagatacacaactcgctttaaatacaagaagtcgagtaggcggattagtccgagtggagagaaaaaaaaaaaatattgaactaaaaatattttccggagatatttattttcctggagaggcagataagatatccaggcacagcggcattttgataccaccggaaacagaaaaaaaaatttctaaggaatcaaaaaaatggaaaaattggatctatgtccaacggatcacacctaccaagaaaaagtattttgttttggttcgacccgtagtcacatatgaaatagctgatggcataaatttagcaacactttttcctcaagatctcctgcgggaaaaggataatgtccaacttagagttgtcaattatatccttcatggaaatggcaagtcaattcgaggaatttctcacacaagtattcaattagttcggacttgcttagtattgaattgggatcaagagcaaaaaggttctccggaagaggttcacgcttcctttgttgaggtaagaacaaatgatctgattcgagatttcataagaattgagttagtcaagtccactatttcgtataccggaaaaagatatgatagggcaagttccggattgatttccgataatggattagatcgcacaaatatcaatccttttttttacaaggccaggattcaatcacttacccaacatcaaggtactattggtacattgttaaatcgaaataaggaatgccaatctttgataattttgtcatcatccaattgttttcgaattggcccattcgcccattcaatggttcaaaatataacaatatgacaaaagaatcggatcccataatcccaattaaggatttgctgggtcccttaggcactattgtacctaaaatagcaaatttctattcatcttaccatttaataacttataatcagatcttgttaaagaaatatttgctacttgacaattttcaacagactttccaagtacttcaagtacttaaatactgtttaatagatgaaaataggaggatttataaccccgatccatgcagtaacatcattttgaatccattccatttgaattggcactttctccatcacgattattgggaagagacatctaaaaaaattcgtcttggacaatttttttgtgaaaatgtatgtctattcaaatacgaaccacacgtagaaaaatctggtcagatcatattgttcatgttgactccttagttataagatcggctaagccctatttggccactccaggagctactgttcatggccattatgagaaatcttttacgaaggagatacattagttacatttatatatgaaaaatcgaGATCTGGTGACATAACGCAAGGTCTTCCAAAAGTGGAACAAATCTTAGAAGTACGTTCTATTGATTCAATATCGATGAACCTCGAAAGGAGAGTTGAAGGTTGGAACGAAGGTATACCAAAATTCTTGGAATCCCCTGGGGATTCTTGATTCAAGCGGAGCTAACCATAGTTCAAAGTCGTATCTCTTTGGTTAATAAAATCCAAAAGGTTTATCGATCCAGGGGGTACAGATCCATAATAGACATATAGAGATTATTGTACGTCAAGTAACATCAAAAGTGTTGGTTCAGAAGATGGAATGTCTAATGTTTTTTCACCTGGGGAATTAATCGGATTGTTGCGAGCGGAACGAGCGGGGCGCGCTTTGGACGAAGCGATCTCTTATCGGGCAATCCTATTGGGAATAACGAGGGCATCTTTGAATACTCAAAGTTTCATATCCGAAGCAAGTTTTCAAGAAACCGCTCGAGTTTTAGCAAAAGCTGCTCTACGAGGTCGTATTGATTGGTTGAAAGGCCTGAAAGAGAACGTTGTTCTGGGTGGGATTATACCCGTTGGTACCGGATTCAAAAAATTAGTGCACCGTTCAAGGCAAGACAAGAACATTTAtttggaaatcaaaagaaagaatctattcgatttggaaatgagagatattttgttacaccatagagaattattttgttcttacgtccatttccatgagacatcagaacaatcgtttacgcgatttcatgattcctaagagcagattcttttactttaactatcttttcacttttaactatctgtcttttaacttaactatctggtccgagtattgatttggtaaaaaaaaaataagtaattaaaagacATTAATGGTTTGTACCGTGTATCAACGGTTAATTCCCGGTAGAAGGTTCCATCggaacaattatttatttcaaagtacctcgtctctttgttaaaaaaataaaaaagaaaaaacaaaaaggaagtgtgggaaaaatgacaagaagatattggaacatcaatttggaagagatgatggaggccggagttcatttggtcatggtactaagaaatggaatcctagaatggccccttacatctctgcaaagcgtaaaggtattcatattacaaatctcactagaacggctcgttttttatcagaagcctgtgatttagtttttgatgcagcaagtaggggaaaaaacttcttaattgttggtaccaaaaataaagcagcggattcagtagcaatcagctgcaataagggcccggtgtcattatgttaataaaaaatgGCTCGGTGGTATGTTAACGAATTGGTCTACTACGGAAACGAGACTTCAAAAGTTCAGGGATTTAAGAGCAGAACAAAAGATGGGGAAACTCAACCGTCTTCCCAAAAGAGATGCCGCAATGTTGAAGAGAAAATTATCTGCCTTGCAAACATATCTCGGCGGTATCAAATATATGACGGGATTGCCTGATATTGTGATCATCGTTGATCAGCAAGAAGAATATATGGCTCTTCGAGAATGTGTAATTTTAGGGATTCCGACGATTTGTTTAATCGATACAAATTGTGACCCCGATCTCGCAGATATTTCGATCCCAGCCAATGATGACGCTATAGCTTCAATCCGATTGGTTCTTAACAAATTAGTATCCGCAATTTGTGAGGGCCGTTGTAGCTATATAAGAAATCGTTGATTATGATTAAGaataattagttaattatttggggattttatagatttattggatcggttactattcttgaattaaaaaaaagaaaaaacaaaatggaaaagtgggcatattgataatatgttatgatgttatgtgatttcttggtatcctatgtaatttcttgatatcctaaatatacgattgatgaatacaattagtgattcaagttggtgagttgagaaagagatggttgaatcaaaataatttattttttgaagttcaatttttgttagaggaccatatgaatgttataccatgttccattaaaacactcaaggggttatacgatatatcgggtgtagaagtaggccaacatttctattggcaaataggaggtttacaagtccatgcccaagtacttatcacttcttgggtagtaattgctatcttattaggttcggtgatcctagctgttcggaatccacaaaccattccgaccggcggtcagaatttcttcgaatatgtccttgaatttattcgagacttgagcaaaacccagattggagaagaatatggtccttgggttccctttattggaactatgttcctatttatttttgtttctaactGGTCAGGTGCTCTTTTACCTTGGAAAATTATACAGTTACCTCATGGGGAGTTAGCTGCGCCCACGAATGATATAAATACTACTGTTGCTTTAGCTTTACTCACGTCAGTCGCATATTTTTATGCGGGTCTTAGCAAAAAAGGATTGGGTTATTTTGGGAAATACATTCAACCAACTCCAATACTTTTACCAATTAACATCCTAGAAGATTTCACAAAACCCTTATCTCTTAGTTTTCGACTTTTCGGGAATATATTGGCTGATGAATTAGTAGTTGTCGTTCTTGTTTCTTTAGTCCCTTCAGTAGTTCCTATACCTGTCATGTTTCTTGGATTATTTACAAGTGGTATTCAAGCTCTTATTTTTGCAACGTTAGCTGCGGCTTATATAGGTGAATCCATGGAGGGTCATCATTGACTAGCTTTCAAAatagtctttttattattattttttattattattattaagtaagtttatcccaattcatgcgtggttcaagataatccaattggttggggaacataataacgtattactatatgacttagagttttaggagaaaagatggacggtattacagaattgtaaaaaaaaaagaagggttggggaggttatactagatgtatgtaatgtctataagctcggaccccgtctatgtttctaggaatgattctagaatccgatttaatctaaaaaaaatgcgggtggtttacgttatggaagaaacaaatatatatgtcatattagaatgacattagatattcattagttatataaggctatccctatcatcctatataacatcactatattacataattacatgctattacttaattacatgctattacttaattacatactattactatttttataatcataacttctactctgtaatcataatataatcctatacataatataaaatataatcctatacataatataatcctataatgataatataatataataataatattaatataataataatataataaatataataataaataataataaataaataaataaatataagtaaataaatataagtaataaaataagtattagttaacattaataattagtttaatagttaatattaatataagtattaatattcatatgtaaaatatctaagtatcaattaagtattagttaatataatcatttataattatattatcgataattattagtattaattattactatatattgatattggtactactacatacttttatattactacatattgatatattgatattgatttgtattggtattaatttgattgatattgattgcagctcacactgcatttagtcacactccatttagacggatttcaatatcagtccttctattttgtctgtgattgtggattgaatgaacaaagagatgaactcaagaatggtgtagtaaagaacgaagaattaaatgaaagagtggttcgaaacaaagaaatacaatagttagaactgtatgcatatggatttacaaaaactccattatgggtaaaaacgagatagttgtgacgattcagttcagtaatttagtaatattatcatttcaattcggagtttttagttacttcggaccgctggatcttaatgataaaatgagtaataattcattggttgattgtatcattaaccatttctttttttttgtgcgaggaacttaccatgaatccactgatttctgccgcttccgttattgctgctggattggccgtggggcttgcttctattggacctggagttggtcaaggtactgctgcaggccaagctgtagaaggtattgcgagacaaccagaagcagagggtaaaatacgaggtactttattgcttagtctagcttttatggaagctttaacaatttacggactggtcgtggcgttagcgcttttatttgcgaatccttttgtttaatcctagaaataaatagaaaaaagtaccttacatacttttttcttattttattaactttaacttggaattgccctttgcttcttcgaattatatttacactttacttataaattacttatttgttgagacaatacgccaggaagggctgatttgaggatgaggaattaccagattcgcttgctttcttcctttctgtccttagcttagtacaatagaaaacttttttactttcattgttcgaagcgtttcaacaaacgaaatagttatcaattgatatgagatctaagacctaagtaaagtatcttattggaaacttcttgaaaacttaaaaaataataaatttcaaacaaatgatttaatctattgccattaaataaagtggaaatgaaattaataaaaagaaatcgatcaaaaaaaggcgagtgaagtgatacaaaaagaactctgttctttgttagtcctatccataagagaggggagcatatgaaaaatgtaatcgattctttcgtttccttgggtcactggccatccgccgggagtttcgggtttaataccgatattttagcaacaaatccaataaatctaagtgtagtgcttggtgtattgatttattttggaaagggagtgtgtgcgagttgtgtatttcaagaataggttggatccatccagctgcactttatttatggtatttataggagaaataggaaaaaggtgcacgatctcgacgaattacttctgaataaattaagaaatcatatgtaagaaccatagcatttcgtgacttattggtaaatccactttgattctctatcaaccaataatgtgagaccattaacatggttaaagctaaattgtttaaagtccaggtaaaacatggtactctttctaccacttctaccactacgttagtaacgaaatggttaaaaaaaaaatagttggtaatttatttgatttgatatagaacactcatatcgataaaagaatttgaaccatttactagaaaaatgagcactttgctttttttatctaatgccgaaatgacgacctatgtataaaaaaagaggaatttttggacttgaagaaacaaataaaaaatataataattattattttcatttttttaaaatgaaaaatgaaatagaattctaaaaatgaaaatgataaataaaatacaaaacaaatataaataaaatacaaataaagaaacaactttgctgacaattctagatttttgtctggtctagtcggaagagtcctcctgatattctggtcttgtatcagttttgacatctttgaatacaaacagaaaagagagggtaggctcattacattaaaaaagatatgggaatacccacaccataaataaaacattaaaaaagatatgggaatacccacaccataaataaaataaataattgagcgtgagagccaaatgaatcgaaagattcatgtttggttcgggaagagatcatggaagttttgaaattaatgataagataatctactttcattaaatgatttattagataatcgaaaacagaggattttgaatactattcgaaattcggaagaattacgtaaaggggccattgagcagctcgaaagagcccgggctcgcttacgtaaagtggaaatggaagcagatgagtatcgaatgaatggatactctgaaatagaacgagaaaaacaaaatttgattaatgccactagtaatagtttggaacaattagaaaattacaaaaatgaaacccttcagtttgaacaacaaagagcgattaatcaggtccgacaacgagttttccaacaagccttacaaggagctctaggaactctgaatagttgcttgaatagcgagttacatttccgtacgatccgtgctaatattggcattctcggggccatgcaagaaataactgattagcccttctttttttagttatagtttaggcattatttttatcttttccttcctaaaaagaataaagaaacactaatggtaacccttcgagccgacgaaattagtaatattattcgtgagcgtattgaacaatatagtagagaaataaagattgtgaataccggtaccgtacttcaagtaggcgacggaattgctcgtgttcataggtcttgatgaagtaatggcaggtgaattagtagagtttcaagagggtacaataggcattgctctgaatttggaatcaaataatgttggcgttgtattaatgggtgatggtttgatgatacaagagggaagttccgtaaaagcaacaggacgaattgctcagatacctgtgagtgagggttatttgggtcgtgttataaatgctctggctaaacctattgatgggagaggtgaaatttcagcttctgaatctcggttaattgaatctcctgccccaggtattatttctagacgttctgtatatgagcctcttcaaacggggcttattgccattgattcgatgatccctataggacgcggtcagcgagaattaattattggggacagacagaccggcaaaacagccgtagccacagatacgattctcaatcaaaaaggtcaaaatgtaatatgtgtttatgtagctattggtcaaaaagcatcttctgtggctcaggtagtgactactttccgggaaaagggggcgatggaatatactattgtggtagccgaaacggcggattcacctgctacattacaatacctcgctccttatacgggagcggctctggctgagttttttatgtatcgtggacaacatactttaataatttatgatgatctctccaaacaggcacaagcttatcgccaaatgtctcttctattaagaagacctcccggtcgtgaagcttatccaggagatgttttttatttgcattcacgacttttggaaagagccgctaaatcaaattctagtttaggtgaaggaagtatgaccgctttaccgatagttgagactcaatctggagacgtttcagcttatattcctactaatgtaatttccattacagatggacaaatattcttatctgccgatctattcaatgctggaatccgacctgctattaatgtgggtatttccgtttccagagtaggatccgcagctcaaattaaagccatgaaacaagtagccggcaaatcaaaattggaactagcgcaattcacagagttagaagcctttgcacaattcgcttctgatctcgataaagctactcagaatcaattggcaagaggtcaacgattacgcgagttgcttaaacaatcccaatcagaccctctcgcagtggaagaacagatagctactatttataccggagcgaatggatatcttgatccgctagaaattggacaggtaaagaaatttctcagtcagttacgtagctacttaaaaaacaataaacctaaatttcaagaaattatatcttctaccaagacattcaccgaggaagtagaatttcttttgaaggaagctattcaagaacagatcgaactgtttttacttcaggaacaaacataaatttcttacttttattctattcttggtatattctattcttagtacaagagtaatcattgagaaatagttctgattcgaatgattcaaaaagggtttcttagtatagccatttttaaaaagtatagccattttaaaaatagatggaaataaattgcgtccaataggatttgaacctataccaaaggtttagaagacctctgtcctatccattagacaatggacgcttttcattcctattttatttttttgtattcttactttcttttgttcggataaaaaatcaaattacacggaaaatattttagggaataaaaaagaatgcatatctaaattgatggtgcatgtatgtataatacataataagatgtataatacataacataataagatgtataatacataataagaaatatggagcgggtagcgggaatcgaacccgcatcGTTAGCTTGGAAGGCTAGGGGTTATAGTCGACGTTGCTTGATCACTTTTAACGTCTCTAATTCAAAACCGAACgtgaaattttgatttcattcgGCTCCTTTATGGAAGATTGATGTATTCCTAGAGAAAATTAGATCCATAACATCTATGTCAGCCTTTCTGTCTGAATGTATCCCAAACTACTCGCTTACTAGATGATCCCTCTAGAGGAGAGGGATTATACCAAATCCGTCTAGTCTAGTTACTTCGTTCCCTATTTCCACTCGCAGGATCCCGAGGAAAAGAATTTGGTTTCCACCGAGCTGAAACAATATGCTGATGGTTCTAGTAAACCAAAACCACCCTTTTCTAGCTTGTTTGGCTTCAATTTCCCttttacaacaccaaaatttaagatctagttacgattggaaataaacttttgtatcttcatccatagatcctttattcatactcattcgattggaagaattgatccaattcaaaaaaaattatgtttcacgACTCCATATACATAATCCAATTTTCTTATTCAATTTCGAAAATAGAATTTCTAATTGGACTTTGGATACAAATCGTGAGAATGTATGTTCTTCCTCAAATATGCTATTGAGAGGTAAAGGATTAAACCCTTTTAAGAAATAAAGTTTTTGATCGGAGTATGCAAAAAACCGAGAGACCCCTTAACTTTTTAAGTTGTTAATAGAACG is a window encoding:
- the LOC135663971 gene encoding ATP synthase subunit a, chloroplastic — its product is MNVIPCSIKTLKGLYDISGVEVGQHFYWQIGGLQVHAQVLITSWVVIAILLGSVILAVRNPQTIPTGGQNFFEYVLEFIRDLSKTQIGEEYGPWVPFIGTMFLFIFVSNWSGALLPWKIIQLPHGELAAPTNDINTTVALALLTSVAYFYAGLSKKGLGYFGKYIQPTPILLPINILEDFTKPLSLSFRLFGNILADELVVVVLVSLVPSVVPIPVMFLGLFTSGIQALIFATLAAAYIGESMEGHH